ATTATCATgattaatatcaaacaaaaacagtttaatCGCAAACACACCAAGGTTTTCATTGGAAAGCCCAACATGTCATCTACAGTGCTGAAGGTCACATGAactctttggaaaatattttcactatttaATGAAGAGTCTTCCATAGGCAACCTCACTGTAAACATTTTTCTCAAGTTACCAAGCTGAGAAAGATAGAGAGGATTTGATTCGTAAAGACTGAATAAAATCCACCAACGAGAAAACACTGAGTTGATAAAAAGCATTCTGGTTCAGAGTACTTCATAATAcaaatcttttaataaaatatgtttaattctaAGGCAAATATGTTCATCTGATCTGTTATGATATGTCAATTGTACCAATACTTTAGCCTTTGAAAATATTGGTATAGAAGCAAATTTTAGAGCAAATCCTTTggatgttaaaaaatatttagagctGTGTAATGTGTATAGTTAGCAAAGACAGAGACCACCCAGATGGAGTTACACATAATTTGGTTGGGTATTTTGACTAGTGACTGCATTGGCATTTAGTTTGGAAAGTTAGGCTGTAATTTGGAGTTTACTAACTAGCTGTTCTTTGAGAAGGAGGTTTGCAGAAACAATTGTGTAGGAAAGCCAAATGATTCTACAGACCCCAAGATGTTCGTATCTTCGACAAAGCTTCTCTTTCTGGGTGCAAAGTAGCTAAGGGCCACTGGTAATTTTCCCTGGCTTTGAGTCCTGACTTTATACTCACCAGATGGAGAAATATTTCCACTCAAAGAATCTTCTAAAATAGAAGTAATAAATGCAGTTCTTGGCACTTGTAGTTGGATTATATCAAATTCAAAACTAAGGATGGCTTACCCCTTTGCTCAGCATGTTTACTCTCCCCAGCCAAAGTCAGCTAAGCCAAGAAACTGAGGATTTGGGTGATATATCTCCTGGTGGCCAATTGAGATTTACTCATACAAAATATAGAAATTTGATATTAGTGTCAATTTGTACTTTTTCAATTCAACACTTACCCATGGGAATTTTCAAAAGCCCAGGAGACACGGAGTACTCTCCCTCCTGTAGTTTTATAAACAAGCCATCAGGACTAAGCTGGAGCACCGTTGGCTCTGGTTGTGCAGTAGCAGCCTGGATTTAGTTTAAGTAAAGAGGCTTCATGGAGTCTCAGTAGTTCTCTATACAACGCAGGCACCTGCTTCTCTCTGATCTTTTAAAAGGAGTTCTATGCCAGCGTCAATTTCCTCAACCCAACGTCCCGAGCTTTGAAGTATTTTTGCAGAATCCAAACTTTTTCATATGATCAGAAAATAAATTAGTTACAGGTAAGGTAGATACAACCACAGTACCTCAAATATAAAATGCTCTGAAACCCAGGCCacctatccccccacccccgcaccctcCAACAATTTTAGGTTTTGGCTGGATTTCTGGATTAGAGATATTTAACCTCACCATTTAGACAAATAtcataaaatcagaaaaaatcTTGAAGATGTAAAGATTTCCAATACCAAGCATTTTGGATAAGGGATTCTTAACATGTACTAGAGCCAGGAAGGATTTTAAAAGAGGACAAAGTAGCGCTGCCTGTCTCCAGAGGCATTGTCTGTGATGCTCCCTGGAACTCTGTGTGCAGCCTTTGGAAGGCTAGGACGAGAAGCTGGGCTGGGAAATGCTTGGTTGCGATTGATTTTTACATCTGAGCTGTGGGCTTAAGGGAACTGGTAGAAGGTATGAGGCACCGTTTACAGACCGCCAGACAGAAGGCGCAGTTTAGCATGCTTTGCTGTGCTTTGCTTCCCACTGTGTTTCTTGGTGGtcgtttttttccccctgaggttACGGGATAAACAGACACGGCACACGTTGTAAAATCTTCATGGAGTAGAGCTCCTGGGGCTTCCGGGTCTCTCTGGGGCTTTGCTGTTTGGTCCAGCTAAGAGGTTTCATGTGTGTTGTTGTTGACTTTTGCTTCCAACCGGTTAACCCTTCTATCTCGCGAAGCACCGCCCCCCTTCAAAGACACCAAGCCCTCTTcaagagacagtttgctcctttcttttatctttttgtttggaaaacaaactcaaaccaAAGAGCACTTGAAGGTATTCCAGGCTGCTGGGGACAAGTCGAGCCCAAAAAAACTAGGTACCAGGCCAGTGTAGCTCCTGCGGGTACTTCAGACCTATACTTTGAAACAGCCTGGAACACCAAAGAATGGGGAAAAATATATTGGGCTAAATTAATTGGATAGCTTGTagagaaatgaacaaagaatttttttttgagaaattggaagattttagtatatttaaaattaaatttcagagTAAGTAAATACCACGCAGATCACCGACTGTAGAAtagtaagaaaggaaaaagaaaaaccatacaAAGGAGAGTGGAGATGGTTTCCCCATTACTAACAATCAGTGAGAGATCTACACGGAATATTAGAGTGCCCAGTTTAATGGAGACTATGGcaagaaactcatttttttttccttttaaattaggTTGAGAGAAAAGACCCAAATAAGTGGGAGTGTGTGGTATCTAAGTTAACTTTAGTTTTGTATGCATGCTTTCATGTTTTTTCCCAGTTAAGTCACATTAAGGCCAACTTTGTACATGTAGaaacttattaatattttaatatgacaATATCAGGAccttcacacattttatatacAATGCTTAGttccacatttaaaatatattctttaggtttgcataaaaagaaaagtactcAGACAATTTACAAAAGTACATTAAATGCCATTAGGATTAAACGTTCCCACTTTGCTTTAGACAGGAATGAACTCCGTTTGCAACTGACACGGAAGGGTCAAGTGATCATAATAAAAGTTAATATGTTATAAAATCCaacccaacaaaaaaacaaaattaggatTCCAGAGCTAAGCCACTAGCGGTTCCAATATAATAAAGATCGTAATCATAATAAAAGCCCAAAGGCAGACTTTCACTTGAGGCGGcaagggcttttctttttaatgtgtctcTTGCCATTTATAAACTCTGGGATCTATGAGCCCTAACCTAAATGATTAGACGAATAGGGGTCGTCCTCCCGAGTGAAGAATGTCCCAAATGCTGGCTGAGTCActtctccaccacctcctccacgcTGGGGAGTTTGCGTTCCTCCGACGAAATACTGTCCACGATGGAAGAAAGGCACTGAAGACTGCTGGAGGCTGACGCGTCCACGTTTGCTCCCCCtgaacacaggaaacaaacacagACAGCGCATGGAGCACCTCCCAGTTCTGtccagcagggaaggaaggaggactgCATCCCTGAGAGCAAGAAAACACCCTGCTTTGACACTGCCTCTTTGAGCAGACTTTGAGCTTTCTCTGCTCCGCCAGAGCACCCCTGTGCTGTGCAGAGTCAGATGCTTCCAGAACAGCCCAGAGAACTTTCTATTGTGTTACCTTCCTTAGCAGTTATCACGAGCCCCCTGGAATGATCCGAAACACTTGGCCACTGGGGGCTGCAGGTGCGCAGGAAATCTGTACCCTCAAGCTGGAAGGAAAACCCAAGaaaaagattagaaaagaaacaaattccggcgtcgggggtggggggtgggagtgggggtgggtgtggaagGGGGAGGCTTGGGggtttctcccctccttccttggGACGGACTGCATTTCCTGCTTAGGGCAGCGGCTTGGCCTTCTCGGGTCACTAGGGGTTTATTAGGGAGGGCGAGGGCCAGGCAAAAAGGAGCACCACCAAGCAGGTGGAGGTTAAGGCCGCAGGAAGGCGTTTAATTGGCCTTTACACTTCCCTGCCTTGGCAGCATCTGGGCTTACAATTTCTTGCTTGGGTCTGTAGCTGTAGGGGTCCACGCCCAGCTCCTGCATTTTCTCCTGCTGGTCCAGGCGATGCAGCAGGTCCTGCAGCCGCTCAATGTAGCTAATGGCGCTGCGCAGAATCTCCACCTTGGGCAGCCTCTGGTTAGGGTTGGCCACAGTCCGACGCTTCAGTGCTTCAAAGGCCTCGTTGATTTTCTTGAGCCTCCTCCTTTCCCGCAGGGTAGCTGCTTTCCGTCGATCGGTGGGGGCAGATTTTCTCTTGCAAGTCTTGCAAGCCCAGATCAGGCACTGGCCTGGGCAGTGGGGAGGCTGCAGGCCTGGGGGAGCCAGTACGTGTTCCTCTCCACTGCTGTCGCTCCCGGCTTCCTGGGGCATTTGGTCCTGGCAAGGGGACAGGGTACCATCACTCCCTGGGTACAGAGGAGAGCCCTCTGCCACTTCCAATGGCTGCAGGGTCACATTTTCTCCATCTAAGTAGAAGAAGTAGGAGCCGGTTTCAAAAAGGTCCATCatcatggtttctcttccttgGCCTCTGGCTGAGCTGAACTGGGTGATGGACTCCAAAACCCAGAGGAGCCACCCAGATGGCATTTAATTAGTGCGGTGACATAAGTCGACCCAGCTTTATATATAGTAGCTACTGAAACTCAATCCAACTTTTAGCTGTCATGGAGCATCAGTCTCCCAAAGTGATTACAGCCAGCGCCCACCAGAACATCTAGTTTGAAAGAAAACGGAGAAATGTCACCTCTCAGAGTGATGTGACAGTCCGTATGGCAAACAggttaaaaacaacacacacactgagtcgCATCACCGAGGGCATTCGACGCTTCCATTTGGGACAGTTTAGACACTAACCTGTTAACCAGGGCAACTTCAAAACAACCGGGGGATTAACACTGCCCTGGTCCCCTCCCTTCAGGGTTCATCTGAATTCTAA
This genomic interval from Acomys russatus chromosome 31, mAcoRus1.1, whole genome shotgun sequence contains the following:
- the Myf6 gene encoding myogenic factor 6, with translation MPSGWLLWVLESITQFSSARGQGRETMMMDLFETGSYFFYLDGENVTLQPLEVAEGSPLYPGSDGTLSPCQDQMPQEAGSDSSGEEHVLAPPGLQPPHCPGQCLIWACKTCKRKSAPTDRRKAATLRERRRLKKINEAFEALKRRTVANPNQRLPKVEILRSAISYIERLQDLLHRLDQQEKMQELGVDPYSYRPKQEILEGTDFLRTCSPQWPSVSDHSRGLVITAKEGGANVDASASSSLQCLSSIVDSISSEERKLPSVEEVVEK